From the Theropithecus gelada isolate Dixy chromosome 16, Tgel_1.0, whole genome shotgun sequence genome, the window CATCTCTGGAGCATCCTCCTGGACCTCTGGCAGCTTTGCCATCCCCcaaacccagaggcggaggtccCAGGAATCCGTGGAGCAGAGACACCAAGGTGGCCGTGGGGTGAGAGGCCTTGATGGGCCGTCAGACTCCATCACTGGAGGGAAGGTAGCAGAGCCAAGTGGTAAAGGCATGAACTGCCAGCGGAGATGGATGTGGGTTCAAGCCCCGACGTGCCATTTGCTACCTGTGAGACCAGACAGAGTACTGAGCGTTTCTCAGtctccctttcctcatctgtcaaacgCACTCATCATTGTTCCTTCTTCACAGGCGCCACTCTAGAGCTTTTGTGAGCACAGAAGGCAGTGAGGAAGGGAGGGGGTGCCACTGGGGGGCAAAGTCAACACCAGCACAGGTGAGAGGAGCGGGGTGCAGGAACGTGGGGTATGAGGCGACGGGTGCTGGGGGGCCCCCAGTGCATGCAGCGGCAGCTCCCATTCGGGTGCAGCTGCAACCTGATGGTCTCCGCTCATCTCTGTGAAGTGGCATCTTTGTTAACCTGTTTCTCGGGGAAGGCCTGGGAAGGCTGTCCTGCCCAGAGACCACAGTTCCGAGTGGCGATGCTGGGGTGCAAGACCAGTCCCGTCCCACGCTCACCAGGCTCTTCCCACCTGGGCGGCCTGCCTTGGTGGCTGGTGCCTAAGGCTGCTGCCCTGCTTTGACTGTACAAGGCTCGGGAGAGAAGCAGGACCTTCCTGCAGGGCTGGGGTTGTGGTCAGCAGGAGGGGCCTGGCCCATGGAACTGAGAAGGTCCCAGAGAGGGGGCTTCCCCAGCCTCCTATCAGATCACAGGGAGGGGCCATGGAAGAGGCCCTATCAGATCACAGGGAGGGGCCAGGCTTAGAGCACCCTCGAAGCCAGCAGGTCCCTCCTCCCTGTGCAGAAAGCCTGGGGCTAGGGGTCAGCCtatggggaggggaggcagagaaAGGATCAGAAGCCACTCGCTGGAAGGTAGGCAGGACCGTATATctatatacaatataattatatattacttatgatatatagggttttttttttttttttttaaatggagatacCCTATTTCTGCTGATGTTAAAAGTTATGCCGGGTCTGCAAGTGGGCTGAGTATCTCTGGAAGGGGAGTCAGGAACTGGTAACAGTGGCCCCTCTGTGGGGCAGCACCTGACAGCTGATGGAGCAGGGACGAGGGCAGTGGACCTTTTTCTGTGTCCGTTtgctatattttacattttgtttcatgAGCATGTATTGCCTATGTTAAAAtgcaccaaaatttaaaaaatacaagctcATCGTAAAAAGTCAAACATTGcataagagaaaaacagatcATCGATAATTCCACCCCCATCAGTTGTCCCATCACGTTGGGGGCTACCGTTCTAGTCCTTTCTTGCATGTtagaacacacacacgcacgcacacacacacacacacacacacgcttggTACGTCTGTTATTCCAtaactcccttcccttcccttcccttcccttccctcccctcccctcccctcccctgccctcccctcccctctcctcccctcccttcccctcccctctcctcccctcccttcccctccccttccctttttttttttttttttgagacggagtctcgctctgtcgcccagcctggagtgcagtggccggatctcggctcactgcaagctccgcctctcgggttcccgccattctcctgcctcagcctcccgagtagctgggactacagacgctcgccacctcgcccggctatttttttgtatttttttactagagacggggtttcaccgggttagccaggatggtctcgatctcctgacctcgtgatccgcccgtctcggcctcccaaagtgctgggattacaggcttgagccaccgcgcccggccctttctttctttcttgatggagttGTTCcataacctcttttcttttcttttctttctcgaTGAAGTATCGCTAAAAGTAATTATATTACTTACCCCAAGCATTCAAATACCGCTTCCACTGATAGCCTGTTGACTTCTAGCAAATCTCACTAACCTTGCCTTACCTCCTACCACTAATCTAATAGGAGACCTCTGTGATTATGGCTCCATTCTCCTGGTCAAaatgctggagtacaatggcgcaatctcagcccactgcaacctcctcctcccggcttggttcaagcacttctcctgcctcagcctcccaagtagctgggactacaggcgcctgccaccactcccggctaatttttgtagttttttttttttttagcagaaacggggtttcaccatgttggccaggctggttttgaacttctgacctcgggtgacccgcccacctcagcctcccaaagtgtttgctaggattataggtgtgagccaccgcgcccagcctgtaacctgttttctttcttatcctCAGTGCCTGGGACACCCCTGGTGTAGAGAGAGCCCCTACAAACATGCTCTGAATAGCCTGCTCCACCTAATCCCTAAACACTGCACAGTAATCCCTCACGTGGGTGTGACAGGAGTCATTTAAACCCTCTCCTCTTTCGGACCTTTGGGGTGTTTCCAATATTTCCCTGTGATAGAAAACAGTGATGACTTTCTTATTCGTGAATGTTTAGGAAAGGTCGTAGGACTTCTTTGTCACAGacaaatacttttgaaaaacttTTGCCACATATCGCCGAATTGCCCCCAGAAGGGCCATCCCAATTTGCCACTATGGTTTCGTGTATTAGTAGCAGGAATCACCTTCACACCTCTTTGTGGAAATCTGCAGCTCTGTGAATCCTTGGTGGTCATGGGCGTGCGTCTCCCAGGTGTGGCACGCATGGGTTTACACACCAAGCCTGGTTCAGCTCTGCCAAGAAACCAGCGCTTTTTAGAACAATGGCTTAGCCAGGAGGGTGGTGCTGGGTTTTCCTTTATCGGCTTGCGTGTGCCCCTCCAATCTGATCTGGAGAGTGGCTGACTGTGTGCAGAGCCCTAGGGGTGTTGATCTGGGACTGTTGATACAGCTTTGCAAGCAAGTATCGGAGCGGGAGAGGCCAGGAAAGGCCCTGCCCCAGCACGCTGCCAAGAGCCCCCAGCAGCAGTTCTGCTTAGGACGCGTGTTGCTGCGGGTGTCACCTTCTCAGGGGCTAGCAAGGCAGCCAGGGGCCCCGGCGTCTGAGTGAGGGGCGGGAGAGGAGGCCAGGCAGAAAGCGGACCTTCCAGCGGGAAGGCCGTTTTCCGCAAGGCCGAGCCCGGGCCCAGGGAAGTCCCTTCCTATAGCATTCAGGCGGGGTGGGAGGCGGGGTGCGCTCGTGCCCCTCTGCCAGCTGCAGGTGCTCTCTGTCCCCAGGCACCATGAGCAAGATCAGCGAGGCCGTGAAGCGCGCCCGCGCCGCCTTCAGCTCGGGGAGGACCCGCCCGCTGCAGTTCCGGATCCAGCAGCTGGAGGCGCTGCGGCGCCTGATCCAGGAGCGCGAGCAGGAGCTGGTGGGCGCGCTGGCCGCAGACCTGCACAAGGTGCTCGGGCTGGGCGGCCGCCGTCTGCCAGTGTCGGGGCCTCGCGGCGGGGCGGGGGGCTGGGGGCAGTGCGGCCCGGAGAGGGTCAGGAAGAACTTGGGGCCACCTGGGCCTCCGGGCCCCgcgccccccccaccccgcctcccCGCCGCCTCTTTCGCCCTTTGGCCTTTTCCTCCTGGCCCGGCCTCCGCGTCCCGCTCGCAGCGTCCCCCATTTCAACTCTCCTGCTGCCCCGACACCCCGAACTTTTGGTCCCCCCCATTCCTCAGCCCCACGCAGGACCACCTGGTTCTCCACACCAGGAACCAGAGCAGCTTGGCACCCCAGAGGGCATGGGGGGCTCTTCCCTCGCTCCCAGTCCTCACAAGGGCTGTTCCGTCCCTCGCCCTGAGCAAGATCAGACGCCCCCGCATCTGCAGACCCCTGCTGTCCCCACATCCTGGCTGGGGTCCGGCGCTCCGGAGCCCATCCTCCCACCGACTACCCTCTTTGCTcctgcacttttatttttattttatttcatttatttatttgagatggagtcttactctgtcacccaggctggagtgtgtaatggcgcgatctcggctcactgcaatctccgcctcccgggttcaggcaattctcctgcctcagcctcccgagtagctgggactacaggcgtgcaccaccgtgcccggctaattttgtatttttagtagagatggggtttcgccatgttggacaggctggtcttgaactcctgacctcaggagttcctCAGGAGGAGTTctcggcctctccaagtgctgggattacaggcgtgagccatagcgcCAGGCCTGCTCCTGCACTTCTAAAGAAATCGCCCAGGACTTCTCATCTTAAACCAGAAACAATAAGGAAACCCACTCCGTTGACTTTACAGCTTCTGTGTTGCTCTTCACAGCCCAAGTTTATAAAAGAGAGGCGTTTTCCGCCGTCTGCATCCCCTCTTCTCACCCCTGCTTCCCGAAGGAGGCCCTGAGCGCCCAGCAGCCCTTGGTCCTGCATCCCCCTCCAGACATCTGAAGGGCCTGGCTCCGTCCACCCTGCCAGGATCCATCTACCAGTGCCCGGATCTATCCCCCGTCCCCAGATCCATCCCCGCCTCCCCAAATCCATCCCCACTGCCTGGATCTGCTCTCCCCTGCCCAGCTCTATTCTCCCTACCTGGATCCATCCCCTTGcccatgcctggccccttcacCCGCTCTCTCCCCTGGGGCCCCACACATCCAAACCTACCTGGGCCCTCCTCTGGCAGAAAGGGGCCTTCTCAGACCCACAGGTCCAAGTGGGTAATCCTGGCTCTGCTTCCCCTGGGGGCCTTCTGCGGCTGCCCCCACCCTGGGCTGAGTGAGCGGCCCCCATCACCCTGGCAGCTGAGCAGTGGGGCTCCTCACTCGCCCCAGCTGCAGGCGGGCCCTGGCCGTGGGAGCTCACAGGGGCTCTATCCCTGCAGAATGAATGGAATGCCTACTACGAGGAGGTGGTGTACGTCCTGGAGGAGATAGAGTACATGATCCAGAAGCTCCCCGAGTGGGCTGCAGATGAGCCCGTGGAGAAGACGCCCCAGACTCAGCAGGATGAGCTGTACATCCACTCGGAGCCTCTGGGTGTGGTCCTCGTCATCAGCACCTGGAACTACCCCTTCAACCTCACCATCCAGCCCATGGTGGGCGCCATCGCTGCAGGTGCATGGCCCTGTGGGAAGGGAAGCTGAGCGAGCACCGTCCACCACCACGGAGCCGAGCCAGGACGAGCTCAGGCCTGTGTGAAGAGTCCTGGGGTCAGATAAGGGTTTGCTGGGTCTGTCACAGGAGGCTGTGGGGACCATGCTATTTAGCCAGGCCTCTTGGTGCCTGAGGTCCAGCCAGGCTCAGGTGTCCGCACCTGATGATGGAGAGAGGGCCTGCCTTCCCCCACCCTTGGGGGGCTGGAGCTTCTGTTACCTAATATGCACCAGGGCTTCCTTCCTAGAAGGGGCCAGCGCTGTTCTACCATCCAGGCCCCCAGAGCCTCTCTCCCCTTTCTGCTTTTCCTCCAACATCTCAGCAACTCAGAGGGCCAGGTGGTGCAACTGTGGCCAGCGTGTGCCTGTGCGTGTCCCTCTGTCATGTGCCGGTGTGTGCTCCTGGGTGTGCCCCGTGGCATGTGCTTGTGTGCCAGTAACTCTCCCATCCACTCTTCCGAGGACACACGATGGAGGGGAGGCTTCAGGTGTGGTCCTTGGGAGGGCAGAGCCTCTGGGTGAGGTACCCTGGGCATAGGCCTGACTCTGTGTGCTCTGCAGGGAACGCGGTGGTCCTCAAGCCCTCGGAGCTGAGTGAGAACATGGCGAGCCTGCTGGCTACCATCATCCCCCAATACCTGGACAAGGTGAGGTGCCCTCCGGGGCCTCATAACTCCATGGCCTCATAACTGAGCTGGGGCCAGGTATTTGGGGGATGAGAAATAGTGAATTCTTGCAGCAAGGGACCAAGCTGGTGGCGCTGAGGATGGTCCTTAGCAGCTGCCTTCTCTCATTGGGGTGAACAGAGCCCCTGGGCCAGGAAAGGGGGTCTACTGCCAGTtaccaccccctgcccccaaggTGGGGTGCTGGGCTTCGGGGCTGCTGGTCTCGGCCACTGCCCATCTACACTTGTGAGAGCGAGGAGGGGCTTGGTGTTCGCTGAGCCCCCTGTCTCTCCTTGCTTGGAAGGATCTGTACCCAGTCATCAATGGGGGTGTCCCTGAGACCACGGAGCTGCTCAAGGAGAGGTTCGACCACATCCTGTACACGGGCAGCACGGGCGTGGGGAAGATCGTCATGACGGCTGCTGCCCAGCACCTGACCCCTGTCACGCTGGAGCTGGGAGGGAAGAGCCCCTGCTACGTGGACAAGAACTGTGGCCTGGACGTGGCCTGCCGGTGAGAGGCTTCGGCCTGCTGGGTGCAGCGGCCCTTACTCTGCCTTCCAGCACACATGACTGCACCTCACGCTGTGGGTCCACTCTGAGTAGCACAGACACCCCCTGCCTCACGGAGCAGTGGTCCTGGCAGAAACTCACATGGGGATAGGGGTGGGGACCACGTGCACAGAAGACGCGTGGGGAGTcccagaaggcttcctggagggggAGAGGTCCAGGCTGAGCTCTGTTCGCTGAGTGGGCATCACTGGGGAAGTGGTACTccaagcagaggctgcagaaaaagCAACTGTGGGATGTTCAGGACACAAGGAACTGTACTGGGTCCAGCCCTCTGCTGGGGCAGGGCAATCTG encodes:
- the ALDH3A1 gene encoding aldehyde dehydrogenase, dimeric NADP-preferring isoform X3, whose product is MSKISEAVKRARAAFSSGRTRPLQFRIQQLEALRRLIQEREQELVGALAADLHKNEWNAYYEEVVYVLEEIEYMIQKLPEWAADEPVEKTPQTQQDELYIHSEPLGVVLVISTWNYPFNLTIQPMVGAIAAGNAVVLKPSELSENMASLLATIIPQYLDKDLYPVINGGVPETTELLKERFDHILYTGSTGVGKIVMTAAAQHLTPVTLELGGKSPCYVDKNCGLDVACRRIAWGKFMNSGQTCVAPDYILCDPSIQNQIVEKLKKSLKEIFGPVLPIVCVRSLEEAIQFINQREKPLALYVFSSNDKVIKKMIAETSSGGVTANDVIVHITLHSLPFGGVGNSGMGSYHGKKSFETFSHRRSCLVRSLMNDEALKVRYPPSPAKMTWH
- the ALDH3A1 gene encoding aldehyde dehydrogenase, dimeric NADP-preferring isoform X2, which gives rise to MSKISEAVKRARAAFSSGRTRPLQFRIQQLEALRRLIQEREQELVGALAADLHKNEWNAYYEEVVYVLEEIEYMIQKLPEWAADEPVEKTPQTQQDELYIHSEPLGVVLVISTWNYPFNLTIQPMVGAIAAGNAVVLKPSELSENMASLLATIIPQYLDKDLYPVINGGVPETTELLKERFDHILYTGSTGVGKIVMTAAAQHLTPVTLELGGKSPCYVDKNCGLDVACRRIAWGKFMNSGQTCVAPDYILCDPSIQNQIVEKLKKSLKFYGEDAKKSRDYGRIISARHFQRVMGLIEGQKVAYGGTGDAATRYIAPTILTDVDPQSPVMQEEIFGPVLPIVCVRSLEEAIQFINQREKPLALYVFSSNDKVIKKMIAETSSGGVTANDVIVHITLHSLPFGGVGNSGMGSYHGKKSFETFSHRRSCLVRSLMNDEALKVRYPPSPAKMTWH
- the ALDH3A1 gene encoding aldehyde dehydrogenase, dimeric NADP-preferring isoform X1, with amino-acid sequence MSKISEAVKRARAAFSSGRTRPLQFRIQQLEALRRLIQEREQELVGALAADLHKNEWNAYYEEVVYVLEEIEYMIQKLPEWAADEPVEKTPQTQQDELYIHSEPLGVVLVISTWNYPFNLTIQPMVGAIAAGNAVVLKPSELSENMASLLATIIPQYLDKDLYPVINGGVPETTELLKERFDHILYTGSTGVGKIVMTAAAQHLTPVTLELGGKSPCYVDKNCGLDVACRRIAWGKFMNSGQTCVAPDYILCDPSIQNQIVEKLKKSLKEFYGEDAKKSRDYGRIISARHFQRVMGLIEGQKVAYGGTGDAATRYIAPTILTDVDPQSPVMQEEIFGPVLPIVCVRSLEEAIQFINQREKPLALYVFSSNDKVIKKMIAETSSGGVTANDVIVHITLHSLPFGGVGNSGMGSYHGKKSFETFSHRRSCLVRSLMNDEALKVRYPPSPAKMTWH